One stretch of Flavobacterium sp. 9 DNA includes these proteins:
- the argC gene encoding N-acetyl-gamma-glutamyl-phosphate reductase, with protein sequence MINVGIIGGSGYTAGELIRILMYHPNVNIDFVYSTTNSGKPLSVAHHDLMGDIEMNFTDVVNPNVNVVFLCLGHGKSISFLEENKFASHTKIIDLGNDFRLTKDANFEGKEFIYGLPELNKAEIKKANFIANPGCFATAIQLALLPLAKNNLLKSDVHINATTGSTGAGVSLAETSHFSWRNNNMSHYKAFEHQHLGEINQSVNQLQADYSDELIFVPNRGDFTRGIFATLYTTYEESLEDLVAKYEDFYKNEPFVTVTTTNINMKQVVQTNKCIISLLKKGNRILITSIIDNLTKGASGQAIQNMNLMFGLEETTGLHLKPSGF encoded by the coding sequence ATGATTAATGTTGGAATAATTGGTGGTTCGGGCTACACAGCCGGAGAACTTATCAGAATCTTGATGTATCATCCCAATGTAAACATCGATTTTGTTTACAGTACAACCAATTCTGGTAAACCACTTTCAGTGGCGCACCACGATTTGATGGGAGATATTGAAATGAATTTTACGGATGTTGTAAATCCAAATGTAAATGTAGTTTTCTTGTGTTTAGGTCACGGAAAATCGATTTCATTTTTGGAAGAAAACAAGTTTGCAAGTCATACCAAAATCATTGATTTGGGAAATGATTTCAGATTAACGAAAGATGCTAATTTCGAAGGAAAAGAATTCATTTACGGATTGCCTGAATTAAATAAAGCGGAAATTAAAAAAGCAAATTTTATTGCAAATCCAGGTTGTTTTGCTACAGCTATTCAATTGGCTTTATTGCCTTTAGCAAAAAATAATCTATTGAAATCTGACGTTCATATTAATGCAACAACTGGAAGTACAGGTGCGGGTGTAAGTCTTGCCGAAACTTCTCATTTTAGTTGGAGAAACAATAATATGTCGCATTATAAAGCTTTTGAACACCAACATTTGGGCGAAATCAACCAAAGCGTTAATCAATTGCAAGCGGATTATTCAGATGAATTAATTTTTGTTCCGAATAGAGGCGATTTCACAAGAGGAATTTTTGCAACATTATACACAACTTATGAAGAAAGCTTAGAAGATTTAGTTGCCAAATACGAAGATTTCTATAAAAATGAACCTTTTGTAACCGTTACAACGACAAACATCAATATGAAACAAGTCGTTCAAACCAACAAATGTATCATTAGTTTATTGAAAAAAGGAAACCGGATTTTAATCACTTCAATCATTGACAACTTAACCAAAGGTGCTTCAGGACAAGCGATTCAAAACATGAATTTAATGTTCGGATTAGAAGAAACTACAGGTTTACATTTGAAACCAAGCGGATTTTAG
- a CDS encoding GNAT family N-acetyltransferase encodes MKISIVVTQEEHFKFAQEICDTIESSALLRGTGIAKRTPEYIQKKMSNGDAMIALADGKFAGFCYIESWQHGKFVAHSGLIVHPDYRSLGLAKKIKSKVFDYSLKRYPDAKIFGITTGLAVMKINSDLGYKPVPFSELTTDPSFWSGCKTCTNYEILKSKENKMCLCTGMLYDPKEKQKDPPRHPFNEAVLSRLKKIKQALFLNKLLSFIFLT; translated from the coding sequence ATGAAAATCTCTATTGTTGTTACTCAGGAAGAACACTTCAAATTCGCACAGGAAATTTGCGATACAATAGAATCATCTGCCTTGTTAAGAGGTACAGGGATTGCTAAAAGAACTCCTGAATACATTCAGAAAAAAATGTCGAACGGTGATGCGATGATTGCTTTGGCAGATGGAAAATTTGCAGGTTTTTGTTATATCGAAAGTTGGCAACACGGCAAGTTCGTGGCGCATTCAGGCTTAATTGTACATCCGGATTATAGAAGTTTGGGCTTGGCAAAAAAGATCAAATCAAAGGTTTTTGATTATTCTCTAAAAAGATATCCAGACGCTAAAATATTTGGAATTACAACCGGTTTGGCTGTAATGAAAATCAACTCTGATCTTGGTTACAAACCCGTGCCTTTCTCTGAACTTACGACAGATCCAAGTTTCTGGTCTGGCTGTAAAACCTGTACCAATTATGAAATTCTAAAAAGCAAAGAAAACAAAATGTGTCTTTGCACAGGAATGTTGTACGACCCGAAAGAAAAACAAAAAGATCCGCCAAGACATCCTTTTAACGAAGCCGTTTTAAGCAGATTAAAGAAAATAAAACAAGCCTTATTCTTAAATAAACTATTGTCGTTTATCTTTTTAACCTAA
- a CDS encoding argininosuccinate synthase has protein sequence MKKVVLAYSGGLDTSYCLKYLKNEKGYEVHTVLVDTGGFDAEELSAIEKRAYELGSAQHANLTIIDKYYDKAIKYLIFGNVLKNNTYPLSVSAERVFQAIEAIKYAKKVGASAIAHGSTGAGNDQIRFDLIFQTIAPEIEIITPIRDLKLSRQEEVDYLAQNGVHYSWEKAQYSINKGLWGTSVGGKETLTSSQPLPSEAYPSQLQKEGEEKVTLHFEQGELVALNGKKDAPENNIVKLEKLANVYAIGRDIHVGDTIIGIKGRVGFEAAAPLIIIKAHHLLEKHTLGKWQQYWKEQLGNWYGMLFHEGQFLDPVMRNIETFLQDTQKTVNGTVTVSLKPYHFSLDGIESKNDLMNTGFGQYGEMNNAWTSDDAKGFIKILGNAQNIFSSVNHLTHD, from the coding sequence ATGAAAAAAGTTGTATTAGCTTATAGTGGAGGATTAGATACCTCGTATTGTTTGAAATATTTAAAAAATGAAAAAGGATACGAAGTTCACACCGTACTTGTAGATACAGGAGGATTTGATGCTGAAGAATTATCAGCAATTGAAAAAAGAGCTTACGAATTAGGAAGCGCACAACACGCCAATTTGACTATCATTGACAAATATTATGATAAAGCTATAAAATATTTGATTTTTGGAAACGTATTAAAAAACAATACATATCCATTATCAGTAAGTGCAGAACGTGTTTTTCAGGCAATTGAAGCTATAAAATATGCTAAAAAAGTAGGAGCAAGCGCGATCGCACACGGAAGTACAGGTGCAGGAAATGATCAGATTCGTTTTGATTTAATTTTCCAAACCATCGCTCCGGAAATTGAAATTATTACACCAATTAGAGATTTAAAACTTTCAAGACAAGAAGAAGTAGATTATTTGGCTCAAAACGGAGTTCACTATTCTTGGGAAAAAGCACAATATTCTATCAATAAAGGACTTTGGGGAACAAGCGTTGGAGGAAAAGAAACCTTAACTTCAAGTCAACCGTTACCAAGTGAAGCATATCCGTCTCAATTGCAAAAAGAAGGAGAAGAAAAAGTGACTTTGCATTTTGAACAAGGAGAATTAGTGGCATTAAATGGTAAAAAAGATGCACCGGAAAATAATATTGTAAAACTTGAAAAACTGGCAAATGTTTATGCAATTGGTAGAGATATTCATGTTGGAGATACAATTATAGGAATTAAAGGAAGAGTTGGTTTTGAAGCTGCAGCTCCATTAATCATTATAAAAGCGCACCATTTATTAGAGAAACATACACTTGGTAAATGGCAACAATACTGGAAAGAACAATTAGGAAACTGGTACGGAATGTTATTTCACGAAGGTCAGTTTTTAGATCCTGTAATGAGAAACATCGAAACTTTCCTGCAAGACACACAAAAAACAGTAAACGGAACCGTAACGGTTTCATTAAAACCATATCATTTTTCGCTTGACGGAATCGAATCTAAAAATGATTTGATGAACACAGGTTTTGGTCAATACGGAGAAATGAACAATGCATGGACATCTGACGATGCAAAAGGATTTATCAAAATTCTTGGAAATGCACAAAATATATTTTCATCAGTAAACCATTTAACTCATGATTAA
- a CDS encoding aspartate aminotransferase family protein, producing the protein MNLFNVYPLYDITPVKALDCTITDNNGVEYLDLYSGHGVISIGHTQPDYVEKLKNQLDHLGFYSNAIQNPLQVELAQKLGKLSGLEDYELFLCSSGAEANENALKLASFHNGKSRVVAFDNSFHGRTSAAVAVTDNKKIVAPINAQQVVTFLPLNQIELVEAELEKGDVTAVIIEGIQGVGGLDQGTTEFFQALEKACKKHDVVLILDEVQSGYGRSGKFFAFQHHGINADIISVAKGMGNGFPVGAILISPKFEASFGLLGTTFGGSHLSCAAGIAVLDVIEKLDLQKNVNEVYEYFLEKIKEVPGIKQVKGKGLMLGVEFDFDVAALRKKLIIEKHIFTGSANNKNLLRILPPLTVKKADIDTFIVALKESLQELQN; encoded by the coding sequence ATGAATTTATTTAACGTATACCCACTTTATGATATAACTCCTGTAAAAGCGCTAGATTGCACAATTACAGACAATAACGGAGTGGAATATTTAGACTTATATAGCGGACATGGTGTAATTTCGATTGGCCATACGCAACCTGATTATGTAGAAAAACTAAAAAATCAATTAGATCATTTAGGATTTTATTCGAATGCAATTCAGAATCCTTTGCAGGTAGAATTGGCTCAGAAATTAGGTAAACTTTCAGGATTAGAAGATTACGAATTGTTTTTATGCAGTTCTGGAGCTGAAGCAAATGAAAATGCTTTAAAATTAGCGTCTTTCCATAACGGAAAATCAAGAGTTGTAGCTTTCGATAATTCTTTCCACGGAAGAACTTCTGCAGCCGTTGCTGTTACAGACAATAAGAAAATTGTAGCACCAATTAATGCACAACAAGTAGTTACTTTTTTACCTTTAAATCAAATCGAATTAGTTGAAGCAGAACTTGAAAAAGGAGATGTTACAGCAGTAATTATTGAAGGAATTCAAGGAGTTGGAGGTTTAGATCAAGGAACAACAGAATTTTTTCAGGCTTTAGAAAAAGCATGTAAAAAACATGATGTTGTTTTGATTTTAGACGAAGTACAATCAGGATATGGAAGAAGCGGAAAATTCTTCGCATTTCAACATCACGGAATCAACGCTGATATTATTTCAGTTGCGAAAGGAATGGGGAACGGATTTCCGGTTGGAGCCATTTTAATTTCTCCAAAATTTGAAGCAAGTTTCGGATTATTAGGAACCACTTTCGGCGGAAGCCATTTATCTTGTGCAGCAGGAATTGCGGTTCTTGACGTAATTGAAAAACTAGATTTACAAAAAAATGTAAACGAAGTTTATGAGTATTTCTTAGAAAAAATTAAAGAAGTTCCCGGAATCAAACAAGTAAAAGGAAAAGGATTAATGCTTGGAGTAGAATTTGATTTTGACGTTGCTGCTTTAAGAAAAAAACTAATCATCGAAAAACACATTTTTACAGGAAGTGCTAACAACAAAAATCTATTAAGAATTTTGCCACCATTGACAGTGAAAAAAGCTGATATTGATACTTTTATCGTAGCTTTAAAAGAAAGTTTGCAAGAACTTCAAAACTAA